A section of the Rhizomicrobium sp. genome encodes:
- a CDS encoding O-antigen ligase family protein, with protein MSVTYSGEFGNAQAKGAAINARYMTLLYFVLTGYAVAGKGFAYVGIKPLFIGDVTMVIGIIVFLRTANLLDLLRDRLLLFIALYMAWGAWRTIPGLHFGMDALRDSVIWAYGSFAFIVANALASHEREPRRLIDYFQRLAYIAIWAFPVVFVCTQFLLPVLPQWPGTDVPIIFALFDQEMVHFVGLSVFLMGGVISLSPAYVVAIVMFAVACAAELRAAAVGAMAALSLTAVLAPVRRHIMKAVLLLAAIIALLWITDAKVTLINRREISVDAFVAQVTSISEGFHFDLRHISREDRNSGSITWRLIFWAFLVDKVWTDAPVNGLGFGETLALKGLPFKVEEDRSPHNGTVTILARMGFVGLALWIAMLGVWFHGIISAQLRAVRERRYIWASIFMALAAYVLASLACASLGVFLEGPMGGIWFWCLIGMGAAMRRWYLAWPDYWTESEAESA; from the coding sequence ATGAGCGTTACCTATTCGGGTGAATTCGGGAACGCGCAGGCGAAGGGCGCGGCGATCAACGCCCGTTATATGACCCTGCTCTATTTCGTGCTTACCGGATACGCGGTTGCTGGCAAAGGCTTCGCCTATGTCGGTATCAAGCCCCTCTTCATCGGCGACGTGACGATGGTGATCGGAATCATCGTTTTTCTGCGCACAGCCAACCTGCTCGACCTGCTTCGCGACCGTCTTTTGCTATTCATCGCCCTTTACATGGCTTGGGGTGCATGGCGGACGATACCGGGCCTGCATTTCGGAATGGACGCGCTTCGCGATTCCGTCATCTGGGCATATGGGAGTTTCGCCTTCATCGTAGCCAATGCGTTGGCTTCGCATGAAAGAGAACCGCGTCGGCTGATCGATTATTTTCAGAGGCTCGCATATATTGCCATCTGGGCGTTTCCGGTCGTGTTCGTTTGCACGCAGTTCCTCCTGCCGGTGCTGCCGCAATGGCCCGGGACAGACGTTCCGATCATCTTCGCCCTCTTCGACCAGGAAATGGTCCATTTCGTCGGACTTTCCGTGTTCCTGATGGGGGGTGTCATTTCGCTCTCGCCCGCTTATGTCGTGGCGATCGTCATGTTTGCCGTGGCTTGCGCCGCGGAGTTGCGAGCGGCCGCCGTGGGAGCGATGGCGGCTCTCAGCCTCACGGCCGTGCTGGCGCCGGTACGGCGGCACATCATGAAGGCGGTGCTTCTTCTGGCCGCGATCATCGCCCTGCTATGGATTACGGACGCAAAAGTCACGCTGATCAACCGTCGCGAGATTTCCGTTGACGCCTTCGTGGCCCAAGTGACTTCGATCTCGGAAGGCTTCCACTTCGATTTGCGCCATATAAGCAGAGAGGACCGTAACAGCGGTTCGATTACTTGGCGCTTGATCTTCTGGGCCTTCCTCGTCGACAAAGTATGGACGGACGCGCCGGTTAACGGGCTGGGTTTCGGCGAGACCCTGGCGCTCAAGGGCCTTCCATTCAAGGTGGAAGAAGATCGAAGCCCCCATAATGGCACCGTGACGATCCTCGCGCGGATGGGCTTCGTCGGATTGGCTCTTTGGATCGCGATGCTGGGGGTGTGGTTCCACGGGATCATTTCCGCGCAACTGCGGGCGGTGCGCGAGCGGCGGTACATATGGGCATCGATTTTCATGGCTTTAGCCGCCTATGTGCTGGCGAGCCTTGCTTGCGCGTCGCTCGGTGTCTTTCTGGAAGGTCCCATGGGGGGTATCTGGTTTTGGTGTCTGATCGGAATGGGCGCGGCGATGCGCAGATGGTATTTGGCCTGGCCGGATTACTGGACGGAATCGGAGGCCGAAAGCGCCTAG
- a CDS encoding flippase — protein MTSSSRIHRNTIWLFAGRTISVGSLFLTYAIVARRLGPSGFGIVAFAMALSAFFIALVAQGFEVYGTRDVAKDLPNAHRTTGQILSARIPIALFSLLLYAAIGYGKTRTSGWEDVAVLSVYALTIFGAVINLTFVYQGTEKMRFLAMREAGAALLSLFGAALFVRSAGDVVVTAVVLVAAQVVNWGWLFLSYVFENGPPRITLRGSILLQIWRQALPFIASTFLISIYAGIDTTILGFFADPATVGLYASALRVRLLVNTTIVIISVAFLPTLARSKGDREQMQDASFAYARTMNLVAVPMILFVWVFADDVLTFAFGSAFAGVATILRIQILVVFFASQNLLYGNPLPVWGKEKIYVTLIGMAAVFNTAGNLVAIYFFKGVGAAVIDLATEALLTACYIVQCRKLGLRMNAAPLGLALGGGLVAVIAARLAVLHLPFMALSFTRLAVGGLLACALYLAVAQGIGLLDLRQVGAVVRNRAKER, from the coding sequence ATGACCTCATCCAGCCGCATCCACCGCAACACGATCTGGCTTTTCGCCGGACGCACGATCTCCGTCGGGTCGCTGTTTCTGACATACGCCATCGTCGCGCGGCGCTTGGGTCCATCCGGATTCGGTATCGTCGCTTTCGCCATGGCTCTGTCGGCCTTTTTCATCGCGCTCGTGGCGCAGGGCTTTGAGGTCTATGGCACGCGCGACGTCGCGAAGGATCTGCCGAACGCGCATCGCACGACCGGGCAAATCCTTTCGGCCCGCATTCCGATCGCCCTGTTCAGCCTGCTGCTCTATGCGGCGATCGGTTATGGAAAAACGCGGACCTCGGGGTGGGAAGACGTTGCGGTCTTAAGTGTCTATGCGCTCACGATCTTCGGAGCCGTCATCAATCTCACTTTCGTGTACCAGGGCACGGAGAAGATGCGATTCCTGGCCATGCGCGAAGCCGGGGCTGCGCTTCTGTCGCTGTTCGGAGCCGCGCTTTTCGTCAGGTCCGCCGGCGACGTCGTCGTGACGGCCGTCGTTCTCGTCGCCGCCCAGGTCGTCAATTGGGGCTGGCTCTTTCTGAGCTATGTCTTCGAGAACGGGCCGCCCCGCATCACGCTTCGCGGTTCCATATTGCTGCAAATCTGGCGGCAGGCGCTTCCATTCATCGCCTCCACGTTTTTGATCTCGATCTATGCCGGCATCGACACGACCATATTGGGATTCTTCGCAGATCCGGCCACTGTCGGCCTTTACGCATCCGCCCTCAGGGTTCGCCTGTTGGTGAACACGACCATCGTCATTATTTCCGTAGCCTTTCTTCCCACGCTGGCCCGCAGCAAGGGCGATCGCGAACAAATGCAGGACGCCAGCTTCGCCTATGCCAGGACCATGAACCTCGTCGCAGTGCCTATGATTCTGTTTGTCTGGGTCTTTGCCGATGACGTCCTCACCTTCGCGTTCGGATCGGCTTTCGCCGGTGTCGCGACCATCCTTAGAATTCAGATTTTGGTCGTCTTTTTCGCTTCGCAGAATTTGCTCTACGGCAATCCGTTGCCGGTTTGGGGCAAGGAAAAGATTTATGTGACGCTGATCGGCATGGCAGCCGTCTTCAACACCGCGGGCAATTTGGTGGCGATATACTTTTTCAAGGGCGTGGGCGCCGCGGTGATCGATCTCGCAACGGAGGCTCTTCTGACCGCTTGTTACATCGTGCAATGCCGCAAGCTCGGCCTGCGAATGAATGCCGCGCCGCTTGGCCTTGCATTGGGCGGCGGCCTGGTCGCCGTGATCGCCGCACGACTGGCGGTCTTGCACCTGCCTTTCATGGCGTTATCCTTCACGCGCCTCGCGGTCGGAGGTTTGCTGGCTTGCGCCCTCTATTTGGCCGTGGCGCAGGGCATCGGGTTGCTCGATCTTCGTCAGGTCGGGGCCGTCGTGCGAAACCGCGCCAAAGAGAGGTAG
- a CDS encoding Gfo/Idh/MocA family oxidoreductase → MRVGFIGLGLIGARRFKIVRALGHEVAFAVDPKPPADPALALHEHRVVDRLEALTPDDLAGVKALFIAVPHDIAASYCHWAIDHGMHFFCEKPLGISQAEAEGVQQSAEAAGLTTCAGFNYRFLPAISELRNMLRAGRFGDLYRARLLMGHGGRPGMETEWKLKKARAGGGALIDPGIHLLDLVRDLFGEPGEVSGRLQKRFWETDVEDYCFVSMLCGGADVTVEVSLTSWKNEFSIEVYGSEGMAVLKGRGGNYGAQTLEFTNRWFWRDGDHRASVDFGQADPSFDAETQAFLQKVETGRSDTPLSTAEDGVKALRIVSALYAAQPR, encoded by the coding sequence ATGAGAGTCGGCTTCATCGGCCTGGGCCTGATCGGCGCCAGGCGGTTCAAGATCGTGCGCGCGCTGGGGCATGAGGTCGCGTTCGCGGTCGATCCGAAGCCGCCGGCCGATCCGGCACTGGCGCTGCACGAGCACCGGGTGGTCGACCGGCTGGAGGCTCTCACGCCGGACGATCTGGCGGGCGTCAAGGCGCTGTTCATCGCGGTGCCGCATGACATCGCCGCCTCCTATTGCCATTGGGCGATCGATCACGGGATGCATTTTTTCTGCGAGAAGCCGCTGGGCATTTCGCAGGCGGAGGCCGAAGGTGTGCAGCAGTCCGCCGAGGCAGCCGGGCTCACGACCTGCGCGGGATTCAACTACCGCTTTCTTCCCGCGATATCGGAACTGCGCAATATGCTGCGAGCGGGTCGTTTCGGCGATCTCTACCGTGCCAGGCTCCTGATGGGCCATGGCGGACGGCCGGGGATGGAGACTGAATGGAAGCTCAAGAAGGCCCGTGCCGGCGGCGGCGCCCTGATCGACCCCGGTATTCATCTTCTCGACCTCGTGCGTGATCTGTTCGGCGAGCCGGGCGAGGTCTCCGGGCGGCTGCAGAAGCGCTTCTGGGAAACCGACGTCGAGGACTATTGCTTCGTTTCCATGCTGTGCGGCGGTGCCGACGTCACCGTCGAGGTGAGCCTGACGAGCTGGAAAAACGAGTTCTCGATCGAAGTGTACGGCTCCGAGGGAATGGCCGTGCTCAAGGGCAGGGGGGGCAACTACGGCGCCCAAACCCTGGAATTCACGAACCGCTGGTTCTGGCGCGACGGCGACCATCGCGCGAGCGTGGATTTCGGCCAGGCCGATCCCTCCTTCGATGCGGAGACGCAGGCCTTCCTCCAGAAGGTGGAGACCGGGCGCAGCGATACGCCGCTTTCCACCGCCGAGGACGGCGTGAAGGCCTTGCGGATCGTGTCCGCGCTTTATGCCGCGCAACCCCGATAG
- a CDS encoding YjbF family lipoprotein, whose amino-acid sequence MASPTTSSLRKASGRRSHRRAFPGAAIAVCALLGACSSEGAGDWSRLFELARSSWEDHSHLPLSTVADIPYATMGVRIGDDPEQMLVLATDTDGEQLWTTSSRVAISTRRGRIVATAGLPRNLTAYTTADHQDSWLVPRTFAWHADLADMGQYSVRIDCTDTPGQRETISILGAPLDTVRVDETCRSDAIGWSYANTYWVSRSTGWVWRSIQHVHPGMEALEIEILRPPLSAQ is encoded by the coding sequence TTGGCCAGTCCGACGACGTCATCGCTCCGTAAAGCATCCGGTCGGCGGTCGCACCGGCGCGCGTTTCCCGGCGCGGCGATCGCCGTCTGCGCGTTGCTGGGCGCGTGCAGTTCCGAAGGCGCGGGGGATTGGTCGAGGCTGTTCGAACTGGCCCGCAGCTCCTGGGAAGACCATTCGCACCTGCCGCTAAGCACGGTGGCGGACATTCCCTACGCGACCATGGGTGTGCGCATCGGCGACGACCCCGAACAAATGCTCGTGCTTGCCACCGACACCGACGGCGAGCAGCTCTGGACCACGTCGTCGAGAGTTGCCATCAGCACGCGCCGCGGCCGCATTGTGGCGACCGCCGGCCTTCCGAGGAATCTGACGGCCTACACGACGGCAGATCACCAGGACTCCTGGCTCGTGCCGCGAACATTCGCCTGGCATGCGGATCTGGCGGACATGGGGCAGTATTCGGTCCGGATCGATTGCACGGACACGCCGGGACAGCGCGAGACGATTTCCATTCTCGGCGCGCCGCTCGACACCGTTCGGGTCGACGAGACGTGCAGGAGCGACGCCATCGGCTGGTCTTACGCCAACACCTATTGGGTCAGCCGGTCGACGGGCTGGGTGTGGCGGTCCATCCAGCACGTTCATCCCGGCATGGAAGCCTTGGAGATCGAAATCCTGCGACCGCCCCTGTCGGCGCAATGA